The genomic region AGTGCCCGTCGGCGAGCAGAAGCGGCGTCAGTCGCCCGCCGATGTATCCCGTTGCACCGGTGACGAGGCATCTCACGGGTCCCAGTGTGCGGCCCTCTAGACTCGTTCGCTGTGGAGACCGAGACGAGCACCTTCTGGGGGCCGGATTTTGCGCAGCTCAGAGCCACCGATCCGGAGATCGCCGGGGTGGTTCTCGGCGAGCTGGACCGGTTGCGAGGTGGTCTGCAGCTGATCGCCAGCGAGAATCTGACCTCGCCTGCGGTGCTTGCCGCGCTCGGTTCGACGCTCACTAACAAGTACGCCGAGGGTTACCCGGGCCGCCGCTACTACGGCGGCTGCGCGGAGGTGGACCGGGCCGAGGAGATCGGCATCGCCCGCGCCAAGGAGCTCTTCGGCGCCGAGCACGCCAACCTCCAGCCGCATTCGGGGGCGAGCGCCAACCTCGCCGCGTACGCCGCGCTTGTGCAGCCGGGGGACACGGTCCTGGCGATGGACCTGCCGCACGGGGGGCACCTCACCCACGGCAGCCGGGTGAACTTCTCCGGCAAGTGGTTCCACCCGGTCGGCTACCCCGTCCGGCCGGACACCGAGCTGATCGACTACGACGAGGTACGCGACCTTGCGCGCGCGCACCGACCCAAGCTGATCATCTGCGGCGCGACGGCGTACCCCCGGTTGATCGACTTCGCGCGGTTCCGGGAGATCGCCGACGAGGTCGGCGCGTACCTGATGGTGGACGCGGCGCACTTCATCGGCCTGGTCGCCGGTCGGGCGATCCCGTCCCCGGTGCCGTACGCCGACGTCGTCTGCGCCACCACCCACAAGGTGCTCCGGGGCCCGCGTGGCGGCATGATCCTCTGCCGTGAGTCGCTGGCCCAGCGGATCGACAAGGCCGTCTTCCCGTTCACCCAGGGCGGCCCGCTGATGCACGCGGTGGCGGCCAAGGCGGTCGCGCTGCGCGAGGCCGCCCAGCCCGAGTTCCAGACGTACGCCCGGCAGGTGGTCAGCAACGCCCAGGCGCTCGCCGCCGGGCTGGCCGACGAGGGGATGCGCCCGGTGTCCGGTGGCACCGACACCCACCTCGCCCTGATCGACCTGCGCGAGACGGGGGTGACGGGCGCGGAGGCCGAGCGGCGCTGCGACGCCGCGTCGATCACCCTGAACAAGAACGCCATCCCGTTCGATCCGCAGCCACCGATGGTGGCCTCCGGCATCCGGGTGGGCACCCCGAGCGTCACCACCCAGGGCATGCGGGAAGGTGAGCTGCGGCAGGTGGCCGCCCTGATCGCCCGTGTGGTGCGCACCGATCCCGGTGCACCGGGCGGTGCCGACGCGCTGTCCCGGATCGGCGCCGAGGTGGCCGAGCTGGTCGCGACGTTCCCGGCGTACCCGCGATGAATGAGGCACGGACGGACGAGCCGCAGGCGGACGAGCCACGGGCGGGTGAGCCGGGCGCGATCCGGGTCCGGCTGCCGTACCTGCGCCTTACGCTGCTGAGTTGTGCGGTGCTGGCAGTGCTGGCGGTCCCGCTCGCGGCGATCCTGTGGGGTGCCGAGGGCGCCGCCGGGGCGGCTGCCGGGATCGCGTTGGTGGTGGTGAGCTATCTCATCTCCGGGTTCTCGGTCGCCTGGGCGGACGCCGTCAACCCGCGCATGATCATGTCCGTTGGGCTTGTCACCTACGGTGTGAAGATCGTGATCCTCGGTCTGGCCATGTCTGCCATCGCGGCCACCGGTTGGGGTGGTTTACGGGTCATGGGCGGCGCGGTCATCCTGGCCGTGCTGGTCTGGACCGGAGCCCACCTGACCTGGGCGTTGCGCTCTCCGCTGCCGACCTTCCGGTCACAGCGCGACTGACTCCGTTCGATCGCACGCTCCTCGTCGGACGATTGTCGGCAATTTGCCGGTCCCGTCGGGCTGCCTCGGCGGACCCGACGGGAGTAGCCTTGGCGACGGTTGACGCGTCCGTAGTGCGACCCGCACGCTGCCCGCAGTGTGGGGGGTGCCGCACACCCTGGCACGCCCCGGCTGATATCGTTCGCCACGTCATGGCCGACGACCTTCACCCCAAGAAGTCCGATGAGCACTCATCGGAGGGCGTTGCCGGCAC from Micromonospora profundi harbors:
- a CDS encoding serine hydroxymethyltransferase produces the protein METETSTFWGPDFAQLRATDPEIAGVVLGELDRLRGGLQLIASENLTSPAVLAALGSTLTNKYAEGYPGRRYYGGCAEVDRAEEIGIARAKELFGAEHANLQPHSGASANLAAYAALVQPGDTVLAMDLPHGGHLTHGSRVNFSGKWFHPVGYPVRPDTELIDYDEVRDLARAHRPKLIICGATAYPRLIDFARFREIADEVGAYLMVDAAHFIGLVAGRAIPSPVPYADVVCATTHKVLRGPRGGMILCRESLAQRIDKAVFPFTQGGPLMHAVAAKAVALREAAQPEFQTYARQVVSNAQALAAGLADEGMRPVSGGTDTHLALIDLRETGVTGAEAERRCDAASITLNKNAIPFDPQPPMVASGIRVGTPSVTTQGMREGELRQVAALIARVVRTDPGAPGGADALSRIGAEVAELVATFPAYPR